In Zingiber officinale cultivar Zhangliang chromosome 6A, Zo_v1.1, whole genome shotgun sequence, a single genomic region encodes these proteins:
- the LOC121994961 gene encoding uncharacterized protein LOC121994961, translating into MAPFYGFTGNEVLPLSQVRLVISLEEEPLKRTRTINFIVVDAPLAYNVILGQPALNEFRAVVSTYCQNIKFLVDDKVGKVKGYQLSARRCYVEMVKSEARATRKNPRLEVNAIIEKPPM; encoded by the coding sequence ATGGCCCCGTTCTACGgtttcacaggcaacgaagtgttGCCACTTAGCCAAGTCAGGTTGGTCATCTCGCTCGAGGAGGAGCCACTGAAGAGAACAAGGACCATAAATTTTATTGTAGTAGACGCACCATTGGCCTACAACGTTATATTGGGCCAACCggccctcaacgagttccgagcggtggtGTCCACCTACTGCCAGAATATTAAGTTCCTGGTAGACGACAAAGTGGGCAAAGTTAAAGGCTACCAATTGTccgctcgacgatgctacgtcgagatggtcaaatccGAAGCGAGGGCCACTCGAAAGAACCCGCGCTTAGAGGTGAACGCTATCATAGAGAAACCTCCTATGTAG
- the LOC121994098 gene encoding mitochondrial import inner membrane translocase subunit Tim13-like: MDPFSSPSPSGGSSGQTIPSADVLMDQVKTQLAQAYAEEFFETVRSKCFTKCITKPGTSLSGSESSCITRCVERYIEATGIISRALFSAHR; encoded by the exons ATGGATCCCTTCTCTTCGCCATCGCCGTCCGGCGGGTCGTCGGGACAAACGATCCCCTCCGCCGATGTACTCATGGACCAGGTCAAGACGCAGCTCGCACAGGCCTACGCCGAAGAGTTCTTCGAG ACTGTGCGGAGCAAGTGTTTCACAAAGTGCATCACGAAACCTGGAACAAGCTTGAGCGGAAGCGAGAGCAGCTGCATTACACGCTGTGTGGAACGCTACATAGAGGCAACTGGAATCATCAGCCGAGCTCTCTTCAGCGCCCACCGTTAG